A genomic window from Arthrobacter globiformis includes:
- a CDS encoding fatty acid desaturase family protein — protein MTAISDRTDATTKTATDKPVTKPRPGALAASGRPAVRPPAAAHLSDEQVAELGRELDAIKDEILAKRGASDAAYIRRVIKIQRGLEIAGRAALLMGRNKAAWVTGTSLLSLAKILENMEIGHNILHGQWDWMRDPDIHSTTWEWDFVTPARSWQHTHNDLHHRWTNVVGKDNDVGYNLLRMDEDQPWTPRALGNPLYNAILAPIFEWGIAVYDLELVDYKEGKKSKEAMARDLKALGVKALKQFTKDYAATPAVAMLTGSGKQALYGTLTANAVRNVWAHAVIFCGHFPEGTDTFTEEMVEGETRGDWYVRQMIGSANISGSKFMHIMTGNLSHQIEHHLFPDLPSNRYGEVAPKVQEICRRYGLPYTTGPLLKQVGSSWAKVFKLALPGKKA, from the coding sequence ATGACTGCAATATCCGATCGCACAGACGCGACCACGAAGACCGCCACCGACAAACCGGTCACGAAGCCGCGGCCGGGGGCCCTGGCCGCCTCCGGCCGGCCGGCCGTGCGCCCGCCCGCCGCAGCGCACCTGTCCGACGAGCAGGTGGCAGAGCTCGGCCGGGAACTGGACGCCATTAAGGACGAGATCCTGGCCAAGCGCGGAGCCTCCGACGCCGCCTACATCCGCCGGGTGATCAAGATCCAGCGCGGGCTGGAGATTGCCGGCAGGGCGGCGCTGCTGATGGGCCGCAACAAGGCCGCCTGGGTCACCGGCACTAGCCTGCTCAGCCTCGCCAAGATCCTGGAAAACATGGAGATCGGCCACAACATCCTCCACGGCCAGTGGGACTGGATGCGCGATCCGGACATCCACTCCACCACGTGGGAATGGGACTTCGTCACCCCGGCGCGGTCGTGGCAGCACACCCATAACGACCTGCACCACCGCTGGACCAACGTGGTGGGCAAGGACAACGATGTCGGATACAACCTGCTGCGCATGGACGAGGACCAGCCCTGGACCCCGCGCGCCCTGGGCAACCCGCTGTACAACGCCATCCTCGCCCCGATATTCGAATGGGGCATTGCGGTCTATGACCTGGAGCTCGTCGACTACAAGGAGGGCAAGAAGAGCAAGGAGGCCATGGCCCGGGACCTCAAGGCCCTCGGCGTCAAGGCGCTCAAGCAGTTCACCAAGGACTACGCTGCCACGCCGGCCGTGGCCATGCTGACCGGCTCGGGCAAACAGGCCCTCTACGGCACGCTCACCGCCAACGCCGTGCGAAACGTCTGGGCGCATGCCGTGATTTTCTGTGGCCACTTCCCCGAAGGAACGGACACGTTCACAGAGGAAATGGTGGAGGGCGAGACCCGCGGCGACTGGTACGTCCGGCAGATGATCGGCTCCGCCAACATTTCCGGCTCCAAGTTCATGCACATCATGACCGGAAACCTGTCCCACCAGATCGAGCACCACCTGTTCCCGGACCTGCCGTCCAACAGGTACGGGGAGGTGGCGCCGAAGGTGCAGGAAATCTGCCGACGCTACGGCCTGCCGTACACCACCGGGCCGCTGCTGAAGCAGGTGGGTTCCTCGTGGGCGAAGGTCTTCAAGCTCGCGCTGCCGGGGAAGAAGGCCTAG
- a CDS encoding IS1182 family transposase, producing the protein MQGREDAQRGYLDVESLAGELLAPGSVFAFLAKHRGRLFPDSMMEDLFPSRRGRPSVPAPVIGSVLVLQALQGLSDRETAEALTYDLRWKAACGYGLTDTAFHPSTLTFWRRRLAGSGNPHRIMEAIAEVVAETGALKGKRRRAVDSTVLDDAVARQDTITQLIAAVRRFGRDIPGGQDLVGLHATGYDYTRTGKPNIAWDDPDAKDGLISALVTDALALLAAVDPETLEGRAADAYALLALVAGQDVEPAEDSDGTDGRWRIARKVAPDRMISTVDPDARHAHKTQSRQQDGYKAHIVIEPDTGLITAAELTKASGPENSDGTVGARLLTQDPTISGTGIQVLADSAYGTGDMLAALASTGLLPVIKPWPLRPTVEGGFSLDDFTVDEVAGTMTCPNGLTRKITAKRRVTFGAACTGCPLRARCTASPQGRKIELHEHYALQREHRKRATDPAFQDDYRTHRPMVERPIAWLTRGNRRVPHRGTSRNNAWLRLRVAGLNLRRLLALGLSRNEESWALG; encoded by the coding sequence ATGCAGGGACGCGAGGATGCGCAACGCGGGTATTTGGATGTGGAGTCGCTGGCCGGAGAGTTGTTGGCTCCGGGCAGCGTCTTCGCTTTTCTGGCCAAACATCGGGGGCGCCTGTTTCCGGATTCAATGATGGAGGACCTCTTTCCGTCGCGGCGGGGCCGGCCGTCGGTTCCGGCGCCGGTCATCGGTTCGGTGTTGGTGCTGCAGGCGTTGCAGGGGCTCTCTGACAGGGAAACAGCCGAGGCTTTGACCTACGATCTACGCTGGAAGGCCGCGTGCGGGTACGGGTTGACTGATACCGCGTTCCACCCGAGCACGCTGACATTTTGGCGCAGGCGTCTGGCCGGGTCCGGAAACCCGCATCGGATCATGGAGGCCATCGCCGAGGTCGTCGCGGAAACCGGGGCCCTGAAGGGCAAGCGCCGGCGGGCGGTGGACTCAACGGTCCTGGATGACGCAGTCGCCAGGCAGGACACCATCACGCAGCTGATCGCTGCGGTCCGCCGCTTCGGCCGCGACATTCCCGGAGGCCAAGACCTGGTCGGCCTCCACGCGACCGGGTATGACTACACGCGCACCGGCAAACCGAACATCGCCTGGGATGACCCGGACGCCAAAGACGGACTGATCTCCGCGTTGGTCACCGATGCCTTGGCGCTGCTGGCCGCGGTCGATCCCGAAACGCTGGAGGGCAGGGCCGCTGATGCGTATGCGCTGCTGGCCCTGGTCGCGGGGCAGGACGTGGAACCGGCTGAGGATTCGGACGGCACGGACGGGCGGTGGCGGATCGCCCGGAAGGTCGCCCCGGACCGGATGATCTCCACCGTGGACCCCGACGCCCGGCACGCGCACAAAACCCAGTCACGTCAGCAAGACGGTTACAAAGCCCACATCGTGATCGAACCCGACACCGGGCTGATCACCGCCGCGGAACTGACCAAGGCCTCCGGGCCGGAGAACAGCGACGGGACCGTCGGCGCCCGGCTACTGACCCAGGATCCAACGATCAGCGGGACCGGCATCCAAGTCCTGGCCGACTCGGCCTACGGCACGGGGGATATGCTCGCCGCCCTCGCGTCCACCGGGCTTCTTCCGGTGATCAAGCCCTGGCCGCTACGCCCGACCGTTGAGGGCGGATTCAGCCTCGATGACTTCACCGTCGATGAAGTCGCCGGCACCATGACCTGCCCGAATGGTCTCACCCGCAAGATCACCGCCAAGCGACGGGTAACGTTCGGCGCCGCCTGCACCGGCTGTCCCCTCCGGGCCCGGTGCACCGCCTCGCCGCAAGGACGCAAAATCGAACTGCACGAACACTACGCGTTGCAGCGCGAACACCGGAAACGCGCCACGGACCCGGCCTTCCAGGACGACTACCGCACCCACCGGCCCATGGTCGAACGGCCCATCGCCTGGCTCACCCGCGGCAACCGGCGCGTTCCCCACCGCGGCACCAGCCGGAACAACGCCTGGCTGCGCCTGCGGGTGGCGGGACTGAACCTGCGACGCCTGCTCGCTCTCGGACTGAGCAGAAACGAGGAATCATGGGCGCTGGGATGA